The proteins below come from a single Serpentinimonas raichei genomic window:
- a CDS encoding DUF4390 domain-containing protein, whose product MLQWLLGLLCLGLAGGSWASGPVELLRDAEGLRLSARLVPELPPDLESVLLRGVPVHFVWLAEVRRPRWYWTAEYLVSVQRVVRVAYQPLTRRWRVSVTTGPVNEAALGTALHQNLDSFADAMAAATSVSRWRLLAADELPHGSALRVEFEFRLDDRLLPRPFQLVAPQNDGWSVWYRQTLRVPAGSD is encoded by the coding sequence GTGCTGCAGTGGCTGTTGGGCCTGCTCTGCCTGGGCTTGGCCGGTGGCAGTTGGGCCAGCGGCCCGGTCGAGCTGCTGCGCGACGCCGAGGGCTTGCGCCTGAGCGCACGCCTGGTCCCCGAGCTGCCGCCCGACCTCGAATCCGTGCTGCTGCGCGGGGTGCCGGTGCATTTTGTCTGGCTGGCCGAGGTGCGGCGCCCGCGCTGGTACTGGACGGCTGAGTACCTGGTGTCGGTGCAGCGCGTGGTGCGCGTGGCCTACCAGCCCCTGACGCGGCGCTGGCGTGTCAGCGTCACCACGGGGCCGGTCAACGAGGCGGCGCTGGGCACCGCGCTGCACCAGAACCTTGACAGCTTTGCCGACGCCATGGCGGCGGCCACCTCGGTCTCGCGCTGGCGCTTGCTGGCCGCCGACGAGCTGCCCCACGGCAGTGCCTTGCGGGTCGAGTTCGAATTCCGGCTCGACGACCGGCTGTTGCCGCGTCCGTTCCAGCTCGTGGCGCCACAAAACGATGGCTGGTCGGTGTGGTACCGCCAAACCCTGCGTGTGCCTGCGGGCAGCGATTGA
- a CDS encoding sensor histidine kinase: MNAGTARPLSAATQRWLAALLLVIVGGVVLVLFFLLTVATDHRAFEAEGYVYLVWLNVGVASLLGLLLLWLAFKLASRWRRKRFGSRLQVKLAAIFALVGFLPGLLIYVVSYQFVSRSIETWFDVRVETALSAGLNLGRTTLDTLAADLASKSRSGALMLGEQSDVMAALSLEGLRAQMQADDVVLWNAAGRAIGSAGESRFDLLPPAPTSALLRQVRSERVLTRIEGLEELETLTDPQQVLGLTRAQLPRVRVLVLVEPHGFGIGQEPRFLQVTSALPAALVADALSVQLANREYQERALARDGLRSMYIGTLTLALFLATFGAVLLALLLGQQLMRPLLVLAEGMRDVARGDLTPKQALPAKDELAGLTRTFAHMTQELLDARLAVQRSIGQVDAARANLQTLLDNLSAGVVVLDARQRLVSANPGATRILRAPMAEYIGQGMQAVPGLHGFAEFVQQQFDRFLADPAQQEGQHWQQSVDLHPGVGATAPSESQRPGLTLIARGALLPSGEQLLVFDDVSEIISAQRAQAWAEVARRLAHEIKNPLTPIQLAAERLAMKLQPKLEGSERALLDKSVKTIVDQVDAMKRLVNEFRDYARLPAAQLEPLDLNTHVRDIVALYEAAEVPVQLDLQAGLPPVLADAQQLRQVVHNLVQNAQDATPPGAPAVLLRSRASEGGRWVRLQVLDHGPGFSEAILKRAFEPYVTTKVKGTGLGLAVVKKIIDEHGGRIDIGQWEDGDGQGGAQVSLSLRVAN; this comes from the coding sequence ATGAATGCAGGCACCGCCCGGCCCTTGAGCGCGGCCACCCAGCGCTGGCTGGCGGCGCTGCTGCTGGTGATCGTCGGCGGGGTGGTGCTGGTGCTGTTTTTTTTGCTCACCGTGGCCACCGACCACCGCGCCTTCGAGGCCGAGGGCTACGTCTATCTGGTCTGGCTCAATGTGGGCGTGGCCAGCCTGCTGGGCTTGCTGCTGCTGTGGCTGGCTTTCAAACTCGCCAGCCGCTGGCGCCGCAAGCGCTTTGGCAGCCGTTTGCAGGTCAAGCTGGCGGCCATTTTTGCCCTGGTCGGCTTTTTGCCCGGTCTGCTGATCTACGTGGTGTCGTACCAGTTCGTATCGCGCTCGATCGAAACCTGGTTCGACGTGCGCGTCGAAACGGCGCTCAGCGCTGGGCTCAATTTGGGGCGCACCACGCTCGACACCCTGGCGGCCGATCTGGCGTCCAAGTCGCGCAGCGGCGCCCTGATGCTGGGCGAGCAAAGCGATGTGATGGCCGCGCTCAGCCTTGAGGGCCTGCGGGCCCAGATGCAAGCCGATGACGTGGTGTTGTGGAACGCCGCCGGGCGCGCCATCGGCTCGGCGGGGGAATCGCGCTTTGATCTGCTGCCCCCTGCGCCCACATCGGCCCTGCTGCGCCAGGTTCGCAGCGAGCGCGTGCTGACCCGCATCGAGGGCCTGGAAGAGCTCGAAACGCTGACCGACCCGCAGCAGGTGCTGGGACTGACGCGCGCGCAACTGCCCCGCGTGCGCGTGCTGGTGTTGGTGGAGCCGCACGGTTTTGGCATCGGGCAGGAGCCGCGTTTTTTGCAAGTCACTTCGGCCCTGCCAGCGGCCTTGGTGGCCGACGCCTTGTCGGTGCAACTGGCCAACCGCGAGTACCAGGAGCGTGCGCTGGCGCGCGACGGCTTGCGCAGCATGTACATCGGCACCCTCACGCTGGCGCTGTTTTTGGCCACCTTCGGCGCCGTGTTGCTGGCGCTGCTGCTGGGCCAGCAACTGATGCGCCCGCTGCTGGTGCTGGCCGAGGGCATGCGCGACGTGGCGCGCGGCGACCTCACGCCCAAGCAAGCCCTGCCCGCCAAAGACGAGCTGGCCGGCCTGACGCGCACCTTTGCCCACATGACGCAAGAGCTGCTGGATGCGCGCCTGGCGGTGCAGCGCAGCATCGGCCAAGTCGATGCCGCACGCGCCAACTTGCAAACCCTGCTCGACAACCTCAGCGCCGGGGTGGTGGTGTTGGATGCGCGGCAGCGCCTGGTGAGCGCCAACCCCGGTGCCACGCGCATCTTGCGCGCGCCGATGGCCGAATACATCGGCCAGGGCATGCAGGCCGTGCCCGGCCTGCACGGCTTTGCCGAATTTGTGCAGCAGCAGTTCGACCGTTTCTTGGCCGATCCGGCGCAGCAAGAAGGCCAGCATTGGCAGCAATCGGTGGATTTGCACCCCGGCGTGGGCGCCACCGCCCCCTCTGAAAGCCAGCGCCCGGGTCTGACCCTGATCGCCCGTGGCGCCTTGCTGCCCAGCGGTGAGCAGTTGCTGGTGTTCGATGACGTCTCGGAAATCATCTCGGCCCAGCGCGCCCAGGCCTGGGCCGAGGTGGCGCGGCGGCTGGCGCACGAGATCAAAAACCCGCTCACCCCGATCCAGCTCGCCGCCGAGCGGCTGGCCATGAAGCTGCAACCCAAGCTCGAGGGCAGCGAGCGCGCCTTGCTCGACAAATCGGTCAAGACCATCGTCGATCAGGTCGATGCCATGAAGCGGCTGGTGAACGAATTCCGCGACTACGCCCGCCTGCCGGCCGCGCAACTGGAGCCGCTCGACCTCAACACCCATGTGCGCGACATCGTGGCGCTCTACGAGGCCGCCGAGGTGCCGGTGCAGCTCGACTTGCAGGCCGGCCTGCCGCCGGTGCTGGCCGACGCCCAGCAACTGCGCCAGGTGGTCCACAATCTGGTGCAAAACGCGCAGGACGCCACCCCGCCCGGTGCGCCGGCGGTGCTGCTGCGCAGCCGCGCCTCTGAAGGCGGGCGCTGGGTGCGGCTGCAGGTGCTGGACCACGGGCCGGGCTTTTCCGAGGCCATCCTCAAGCGCGCCTTCGAGCCTTACGTCACGACCAAGGTCAAGGGCACCGGCTTGGGGCTGGCGGTGGTGAAAAAAATCATCGACGAACACGGCGGCCGCATCGACATCGGCCAATGGGAAGATGGGGACGGCCAGGGTGGGGCGCAAGTCTCGCTATCATTGCGGGTTGCAAATTAG
- a CDS encoding cation transporter: MSKSCGGACGGDATSAADTDIQASSEAPGRWVSVYAVPKMDCPSEERMIRLALNGFEEIRALSFDLSNRRLKVVHDGEAEPITAKLATLGLGASLQETVIADPETIKAAESSAVSATQESGTLRVLLGINAIMFVVGMTAGLIAQSTGLIADSLDMFADAAVYGLALYAVGRSAKMQVRAAHLAGVLQLILAIGVLVEVVRRFVFGSEPEWLVMIAIAFVSLIANTACLLLISKHREGGAHMKASWIFSANDVVINLGVITAGALVAWTGSNYPDLIIGTIVGVIVLNGARRILALKG; this comes from the coding sequence ATGAGCAAATCCTGTGGTGGCGCCTGTGGCGGTGATGCAACGTCCGCAGCGGATACCGATATACAGGCCTCCTCCGAGGCGCCAGGGAGATGGGTCAGTGTTTATGCCGTGCCGAAGATGGACTGTCCATCAGAAGAACGAATGATTCGCCTAGCCCTGAACGGCTTTGAGGAGATTCGGGCACTGTCCTTCGACTTGTCGAACCGCCGGTTGAAGGTCGTGCATGACGGCGAGGCTGAGCCCATTACCGCGAAACTGGCGACCTTGGGGCTAGGCGCCTCTCTTCAGGAAACCGTCATTGCCGACCCAGAGACGATCAAGGCCGCTGAGAGCTCGGCAGTCTCTGCTACGCAGGAGTCAGGCACTCTGCGCGTGTTGCTCGGTATCAATGCGATCATGTTCGTGGTGGGAATGACTGCCGGTCTGATCGCCCAGTCTACCGGCCTGATCGCTGATTCCCTGGATATGTTTGCCGATGCAGCCGTCTATGGCCTGGCTCTCTATGCCGTAGGGCGCAGTGCGAAAATGCAGGTACGTGCCGCGCATCTGGCAGGGGTACTGCAACTGATTTTGGCTATCGGCGTACTCGTCGAGGTGGTGCGACGCTTTGTTTTCGGTAGTGAGCCTGAATGGCTGGTGATGATAGCCATCGCCTTCGTCTCATTGATTGCCAATACCGCCTGTCTGCTGCTCATATCCAAACATCGGGAGGGCGGGGCGCACATGAAGGCAAGCTGGATATTCTCGGCCAACGACGTGGTGATCAACCTGGGGGTCATCACCGCCGGCGCTCTGGTCGCGTGGACCGGGTCCAATTATCCGGATCTGATTATCGGCACCATCGTGGGGGTCATTGTACTTAACGGTGCTAGACGCATTTTGGCGTTGAAGGGTTAA
- a CDS encoding helix-turn-helix domain-containing protein: MNVSKLPISLTDLLRQRTVEGERIEYKAGWNPDPIIRTVCAFANDFENLGGGYVVIGQDCDANGQPVFPPAGLADNQLDKIQRELLARCQLIQPPYFPVLSIEELEGRKLIVLWAPGGQTRPYKAPESVTAKHKVWRYYIRRYSSTVEAKGDSEQELLSLTAKVPFDDRG, translated from the coding sequence ATGAACGTGAGCAAACTCCCCATCAGCCTCACCGACCTGCTGCGTCAGCGCACAGTCGAGGGCGAGCGCATCGAGTACAAAGCCGGATGGAATCCGGACCCGATCATCCGCACCGTGTGCGCCTTCGCCAACGACTTCGAAAACCTCGGCGGCGGTTATGTGGTGATCGGCCAAGATTGTGATGCCAACGGCCAACCGGTGTTCCCGCCGGCGGGGCTGGCCGATAACCAGCTCGACAAAATTCAGCGGGAACTGCTGGCCCGCTGCCAGTTGATACAGCCGCCGTACTTTCCTGTGCTGAGCATCGAGGAGCTTGAGGGTCGCAAGTTGATCGTGCTATGGGCACCGGGCGGTCAGACCCGGCCCTACAAAGCACCGGAGTCGGTGACTGCCAAGCACAAGGTTTGGCGGTATTACATTCGTCGCTACAGCAGTACCGTTGAGGCCAAGGGCGACTCCGAGCAGGAGCTGTTGAGTCTGACGGCCAAGGTACCGTTTGACGACCGCGGGTAA
- a CDS encoding rhodanese-like domain-containing protein, whose translation MPISTFLKAALLALSIMTLNACSSANPAMQVSLDEGRALLESGRAVLVDIREPSEHAHGVAPGMVLLPMSQLASRINELPRDPAQPLLLICNTQNRSARVAEQLHAAGLTHVRFVEGGMSAWARRGWPMVRP comes from the coding sequence ATGCCCATCTCAACTTTCCTCAAAGCGGCCTTGCTGGCCCTCAGCATCATGACCTTGAACGCCTGCTCCTCCGCCAACCCCGCCATGCAAGTGAGCCTGGACGAAGGCCGTGCGCTGCTCGAATCCGGCCGCGCCGTGCTGGTCGATATCCGCGAGCCCTCGGAGCACGCGCACGGCGTGGCCCCGGGCATGGTGCTGCTGCCCATGTCGCAACTGGCCAGCCGCATCAACGAGCTGCCACGCGACCCGGCCCAGCCGCTGCTGCTGATCTGCAACACCCAAAACCGCTCGGCGCGCGTGGCCGAGCAACTGCACGCCGCCGGCCTCACGCACGTGCGCTTCGTCGAAGGTGGCATGAGCGCCTGGGCGCGGCGCGGCTGGCCGATGGTGCGGCCATGA
- the rsmB gene encoding 16S rRNA (cytosine(967)-C(5))-methyltransferase RsmB, translating into MKPALAEQLAGAARLLAGVAAGRSLSETLPALPAALRPGVQALVFDALRHWGLSMALRRLLCRQEPAPLVAALLELALGLLDAAAEAAEAAALTPAAEGVRLPHGLRPLYPAHTLVDQAVAALRPLQLPAALRGFVNACLRRFLRERAALREQALRDPVARWNHPLWWIELLQRDHPGHWQGILSANQRAAPMVLRVNRRRCRRADYLQHLQQAGHAAQAWGVDGVLLAQALPVQQLPGWAQGWVSVQDGAAQLAAPLLLGGLGLVQPAGGVATAATAAYRPRILDACAAPGGKTAHLLECADAELLALELDPERCPRIEQNLQRLGLQAELRCADAAQPAAWWDGQPFDAILLDAPCSASGIVRRHPDVRWLRRPTDVAQLVAQQQRLLQALWPLLRPGGHLLYATCSVFVDEGERGVQAFAQRHADAERLPAPGQLLPGCSVGATSGAQQTSEGEGVIGDNLARETDGFFYALWRKHA; encoded by the coding sequence GTGAAACCTGCGCTGGCCGAGCAATTGGCTGGTGCGGCGCGCCTGCTGGCGGGGGTGGCGGCCGGGCGTTCGCTGAGCGAGACCTTGCCGGCGCTGCCGGCGGCCTTGCGGCCGGGGGTGCAGGCGCTGGTTTTTGATGCGCTGCGCCATTGGGGTTTGTCGATGGCGCTGCGGCGGTTGCTGTGCCGCCAGGAGCCAGCGCCGCTGGTGGCGGCTTTGCTCGAGCTCGCGCTGGGCTTGCTGGATGCGGCGGCCGAGGCAGCCGAGGCTGCCGCTTTGACGCCAGCGGCTGAGGGCGTGCGGCTGCCGCACGGGCTGCGGCCGCTCTACCCCGCCCACACCCTGGTCGATCAGGCGGTGGCGGCGCTGCGCCCGCTGCAGCTGCCGGCCGCGCTGCGCGGTTTTGTGAACGCCTGCCTGCGCCGTTTTTTGCGCGAGCGCGCCGCCTTGCGCGAGCAGGCGCTGCGCGACCCGGTGGCGCGCTGGAACCACCCGCTGTGGTGGATCGAGCTCCTGCAGCGCGACCACCCCGGGCACTGGCAAGGCATACTGAGCGCCAACCAGCGCGCCGCGCCGATGGTGCTGCGCGTGAACCGGCGCCGCTGCCGCCGTGCCGACTATTTGCAGCACCTGCAGCAGGCCGGCCACGCGGCACAGGCTTGGGGCGTGGACGGCGTGCTGCTGGCGCAGGCGCTGCCGGTGCAGCAGTTGCCGGGCTGGGCGCAGGGCTGGGTGTCGGTGCAAGACGGTGCGGCGCAACTGGCGGCGCCGCTGCTGCTGGGTGGCTTGGGCTTGGTCCAGCCGGCGGGCGGGGTGGCAACGGCGGCAACGGCAGCCTATCGACCGCGCATCCTCGACGCCTGCGCCGCCCCCGGCGGCAAGACCGCGCACCTGCTCGAATGCGCCGACGCCGAGCTGCTGGCACTCGAGCTCGACCCCGAACGCTGCCCACGCATCGAGCAAAACCTGCAGCGCCTAGGCTTGCAGGCCGAGCTGCGCTGCGCCGACGCCGCCCAACCCGCTGCGTGGTGGGACGGCCAGCCCTTCGACGCCATCTTGCTCGACGCCCCGTGCAGCGCCAGTGGCATCGTGCGCCGCCACCCGGACGTGCGCTGGCTGCGCCGCCCCACCGACGTGGCGCAACTGGTGGCGCAGCAGCAGCGCCTGCTGCAAGCCCTGTGGCCGCTGTTGCGCCCGGGCGGGCATTTGCTGTACGCCACCTGTTCGGTGTTTGTGGACGAGGGCGAGCGCGGGGTGCAGGCCTTCGCGCAGCGCCACGCCGATGCCGAGCGCCTGCCGGCCCCGGGGCAGTTGCTGCCGGGCTGTAGCGTGGGTGCCACAAGTGGCGCGCAGCAAACCTCGGAAGGTGAGGGGGTGATCGGTGACAATCTGGCGCGTGAAACCGATGGATTTTTTTATGCGCTGTGGCGCAAGCACGCCTGA
- a CDS encoding protein-disulfide reductase DsbD family protein gives MFKIFWVFLLGACLGLGVPLAGAQVSAPVLTPESRTSLLVHAPQGVAPGQPLWLGLQIEHAPGWHSYWKNPGDSGLPTEFEWQLPGHVVPGAIAWPTPRKFPLGELANYGYKDTVLLPIPLEVRPGFAAAALELEVLATWLICREECIPQEARFQVRIPAQMATVAHAAAFEAAWGARPVALPAGASQLVVGEQALQATLHGLPAAWQGRALEFFPEIGALIQPGAAWQQRWEGGVWHASIPLNPFRSASPEQLPLVLALADPPPGAAGVRMELPVPGGWPAVAAPTGVSDALAAALAAEAARAAAPAPGLTLWAALLGALIGGMILNLMPCVFPVLALKVLSFSQHAQDRRRLRLGGLAYTAGVVLSFLALGALLLGLRAAGEQLGWGFQLQNPAVVAALAALFTLIGLNLAGLFQFGPMLPSALASLRVRNPNADSFLTGVLATAVASPCTAPFMGAALGLAVTLAPAQALAVFAALGLGMALPYLAATWVPALVRALPRPGAWMETLRQWLAFPMLATVVWLLWVLGHQGGIDAAAGLLMLLLLLAWLLWAVGRGGLMRRWMAPLALLALLGGLWLLGPMLHAQPSTSNTSSSAGAERGTPTAVAGLYWEAWSPQREAELLAQGRTVFIDYTAAWCVSCLYNKHNALADERFLQDVAARKVVLLRADWTLRDPAVTASLARLGRNSIPVYVLHAPGRAPLLLSEILTVEELRAALAQL, from the coding sequence ATGTTCAAAATTTTCTGGGTTTTTCTGCTGGGCGCCTGCCTCGGGCTGGGCGTGCCGTTGGCTGGCGCACAGGTTTCGGCCCCCGTGCTCACGCCGGAATCGCGCACGTCGCTGCTGGTCCATGCGCCGCAGGGCGTGGCGCCGGGGCAGCCGCTGTGGCTGGGTTTGCAGATCGAGCACGCACCGGGCTGGCACAGCTACTGGAAAAACCCCGGCGACTCTGGCTTGCCGACCGAATTCGAGTGGCAGTTGCCGGGCCACGTGGTGCCCGGGGCCATTGCATGGCCGACGCCGCGCAAATTTCCGCTCGGTGAGCTGGCCAACTACGGCTACAAAGACACGGTGCTGCTGCCGATCCCGCTCGAGGTGCGGCCGGGTTTTGCGGCGGCGGCGCTGGAGCTTGAGGTGCTGGCCACTTGGCTGATCTGCCGCGAGGAGTGCATCCCGCAAGAGGCACGCTTTCAGGTGCGCATTCCGGCGCAAATGGCCACGGTGGCGCACGCGGCGGCGTTCGAGGCCGCCTGGGGCGCGCGCCCGGTGGCGCTGCCGGCCGGGGCCAGCCAGTTGGTGGTGGGTGAGCAGGCGCTGCAAGCCACGCTGCACGGCTTGCCTGCGGCGTGGCAGGGGCGGGCGCTGGAGTTTTTCCCCGAAATCGGCGCCCTGATCCAGCCCGGTGCCGCCTGGCAGCAGCGCTGGGAGGGCGGGGTCTGGCACGCCAGCATCCCGCTCAACCCCTTTCGCTCCGCCTCACCCGAGCAACTGCCGCTGGTGCTGGCGCTGGCCGACCCGCCGCCGGGGGCGGCCGGGGTGCGCATGGAGCTGCCGGTACCCGGCGGCTGGCCTGCCGTGGCGGCCCCGACCGGGGTCTCGGACGCGCTGGCTGCGGCCTTGGCCGCCGAGGCGGCGCGCGCGGCCGCCCCGGCTCCGGGCCTGACGCTGTGGGCGGCGCTGCTCGGGGCCTTGATCGGCGGCATGATCCTCAACCTCATGCCCTGCGTGTTCCCGGTGCTGGCGCTCAAGGTGCTGTCGTTTTCGCAGCACGCCCAAGACCGGCGCCGCCTGCGCCTGGGCGGACTGGCCTACACCGCCGGTGTGGTGCTCTCGTTTCTGGCGCTGGGCGCGCTGCTGCTGGGGCTGCGCGCGGCGGGCGAGCAACTGGGCTGGGGTTTTCAGTTACAAAACCCGGCCGTGGTGGCGGCGCTGGCGGCCCTCTTTACCCTGATCGGGCTGAATCTGGCCGGTCTGTTCCAGTTTGGCCCGATGCTGCCCAGCGCGCTGGCCAGCCTGCGCGTGCGCAACCCCAACGCCGACTCCTTCCTCACCGGGGTGCTGGCCACGGCCGTGGCCTCGCCCTGCACCGCGCCCTTCATGGGGGCGGCGCTCGGGCTGGCGGTCACGCTGGCCCCGGCGCAGGCGCTGGCGGTGTTTGCCGCGCTCGGTTTGGGCATGGCGCTGCCCTACCTGGCCGCCACCTGGGTGCCGGCGCTGGTGCGCGCCCTGCCGCGCCCTGGGGCGTGGATGGAAACGCTGCGCCAGTGGCTGGCCTTCCCCATGCTGGCGACCGTGGTCTGGCTGCTGTGGGTGCTGGGCCATCAGGGGGGCATCGACGCCGCTGCGGGCCTGCTCATGCTGCTGCTGCTGCTGGCCTGGCTGCTGTGGGCCGTGGGCCGGGGCGGCCTGATGCGGCGCTGGATGGCCCCGCTGGCGCTGCTGGCGCTCTTGGGCGGGCTGTGGCTGCTGGGCCCCATGCTGCACGCACAACCCAGCACCTCCAACACCTCCAGCAGCGCCGGTGCCGAGCGCGGCACCCCGACCGCCGTCGCCGGGCTGTACTGGGAGGCTTGGAGCCCGCAGCGCGAGGCCGAGCTGCTGGCGCAAGGGCGCACGGTGTTCATCGATTACACCGCCGCCTGGTGCGTGAGCTGCCTCTACAACAAGCACAACGCGCTGGCCGACGAACGTTTTTTGCAAGACGTGGCGGCGCGCAAGGTGGTGCTGCTGCGCGCCGACTGGACGCTGCGCGACCCGGCCGTGACCGCCTCGCTGGCGCGGCTGGGGCGCAACAGCATCCCGGTCTATGTGCTGCATGCACCGGGGCGTGCGCCGCTGCTGCTGTCGGAAATCCTGACCGTAGAAGAACTGCGCGCCGCGCTGGCGCAACTTTGA
- the cadR gene encoding Cd(II)/Pb(II)-responsive transcriptional regulator, translating to MRIGQLAQLVGVETQTIRFYEQQGLLPPPGRQENGYRVYTEKHGEGLAFIRRCRILGLSLAEIHELQSYQDDPHQPCTAVNALLDDHISHVRSQITALQALEKQLVSLRASCNDDRKVEACGVLAGISEGNMHQQ from the coding sequence ATGCGCATTGGTCAGTTGGCGCAGTTGGTAGGGGTCGAAACACAGACGATCCGCTTCTATGAACAGCAGGGCTTGTTGCCGCCGCCTGGTCGGCAGGAGAACGGTTACCGTGTCTATACCGAGAAGCATGGTGAGGGGCTGGCCTTCATCCGTCGCTGCAGAATCCTGGGCCTGTCACTGGCTGAGATTCACGAACTACAGAGCTATCAGGACGACCCTCATCAGCCTTGTACCGCCGTCAACGCCTTGCTCGATGATCACATCTCTCATGTGCGGTCGCAGATAACCGCTCTGCAAGCGCTTGAGAAACAACTCGTTTCACTGAGAGCGAGTTGCAACGATGACCGGAAAGTTGAGGCGTGTGGGGTTCTTGCTGGAATTAGCGAAGGAAACATGCACCAGCAGTAG
- the lspA gene encoding signal peptidase II — MLIIGKKLSPYALLSISGLLAASDQAVKWLVQQSMAYGESISVTSFFNWVHVWNTGAAFSLFANGGGWQRYFFIGIAVVVSIFLIKLILENRHKGEAIAYSLILGGAMGNLIDRVFRGYVVDSFDFYWRDWHWPAFNLADIAIVLGALLFVSSSLLGKKANTNAEPDGSD; from the coding sequence ATGCTCATTATTGGCAAAAAGCTCTCGCCGTATGCCCTATTGTCCATATCGGGCCTGCTGGCAGCGTCTGATCAGGCCGTAAAATGGCTGGTGCAACAATCAATGGCATATGGCGAGTCTATTTCAGTGACCTCATTCTTTAACTGGGTACACGTATGGAATACCGGTGCCGCATTCAGTCTTTTTGCGAATGGTGGAGGCTGGCAGCGCTACTTTTTTATCGGAATCGCGGTAGTGGTCTCGATTTTTCTGATCAAGCTGATCCTTGAAAATCGTCATAAAGGAGAAGCCATCGCTTACAGTCTTATCCTCGGTGGCGCCATGGGCAACCTGATTGACCGGGTCTTTCGCGGCTATGTTGTGGATTCCTTTGATTTCTATTGGCGAGACTGGCATTGGCCGGCCTTCAACCTGGCTGATATTGCAATTGTCCTCGGTGCCTTACTTTTCGTTTCCAGCAGCTTGTTGGGTAAAAAAGCAAACACCAATGCCGAGCCGGATGGATCTGACTGA
- a CDS encoding response regulator, which translates to MANILVVDDELGIRELLFEILNDEGHAVELAENASRARELRQAGCPDLVLLDIWMPDTDGVTLLKEWAATGLLTMPVIMMSGHATIETAVEATRIGAMAFLEKPITLQKLLQTVEKGLSRAQTRSAPPGKPTSATGVGGICAPVSSPEAAAPPQAAGRLPDEAPGLQRFTFEAPLREARDAFEKAYFEFHLSQENGSMTRVAEKTGLERTHLYRKLKQLGVDLSKPKREVE; encoded by the coding sequence ATGGCAAACATCTTGGTGGTTGACGACGAGCTCGGCATACGCGAGTTGTTGTTCGAAATTTTGAACGACGAGGGGCATGCGGTGGAGCTGGCCGAAAACGCCAGCCGGGCGCGTGAATTGCGGCAAGCCGGCTGCCCGGACTTGGTGTTGCTCGACATCTGGATGCCCGACACCGACGGCGTGACCCTGCTCAAGGAATGGGCCGCGACTGGCTTGCTCACCATGCCCGTGATCATGATGAGCGGTCACGCCACCATCGAGACGGCGGTGGAGGCGACCCGCATCGGGGCCATGGCCTTCCTGGAAAAGCCCATCACCCTGCAAAAACTGCTGCAAACGGTGGAGAAGGGGCTGAGCCGGGCCCAGACCCGCTCGGCGCCGCCGGGCAAGCCTACCAGCGCGACCGGGGTGGGGGGCATCTGCGCGCCGGTGTCGAGCCCAGAAGCCGCAGCACCCCCGCAGGCAGCCGGCCGATTGCCCGATGAGGCGCCGGGCCTGCAGCGCTTCACGTTTGAGGCGCCCTTGCGCGAGGCCCGCGACGCCTTCGAAAAGGCCTATTTCGAATTTCACCTGAGCCAAGAAAACGGCTCCATGACCCGCGTGGCCGAAAAAACCGGGCTCGAACGCACCCACCTGTACCGCAAACTCAAGCAACTGGGGGTGGATTTGAGCAAGCCCAAGCGCGAGGTCGAGTAG
- a CDS encoding CoA-binding protein, which produces MNDTELSALLRHSHTVAVVGLSPQPERPSHQVAQYLLQQGYRVLPVNPVAAGQTILGQPCHASLEHAAAALAAEGLRLDIVDVFRQSDQVPPLAESAIALGAATLWLQLGVAHPEAEARAAAAGLQVVRERCIKIEHQRLLGSG; this is translated from the coding sequence ATGAACGACACCGAACTGAGCGCCTTGCTGCGCCACAGCCACACCGTGGCCGTGGTGGGGCTTTCGCCGCAGCCGGAGCGGCCCAGCCATCAGGTGGCGCAGTACCTGTTGCAGCAGGGTTACCGGGTGCTGCCGGTGAACCCGGTCGCGGCTGGGCAGACTATTCTGGGCCAGCCCTGCCACGCCAGCCTAGAGCATGCCGCCGCCGCCTTGGCGGCCGAGGGGCTGCGGCTGGACATCGTGGATGTGTTTCGCCAAAGCGACCAAGTGCCGCCACTGGCCGAGTCTGCCATCGCGCTCGGGGCCGCCACGCTGTGGCTGCAACTGGGCGTGGCGCACCCCGAGGCCGAGGCCCGCGCCGCCGCCGCCGGGTTGCAGGTGGTGCGCGAGCGCTGCATCAAGATCGAGCACCAGCGGCTGCTGGGGTCGGGTTAA